One window of Perca flavescens isolate YP-PL-M2 chromosome 15, PFLA_1.0, whole genome shotgun sequence genomic DNA carries:
- the rabep2 gene encoding rab GTPase-binding effector protein 2 isoform X2: MSSKTEDTVASLQAQLAECRAQAEHWQGVATICELSKQEELTELQKQCDQEIQSLQEALRETAAQYEARISVLQSQPVEWRRASGHNMISGRKGRMDAEVASSEPPTPMTNSLTEAEATGSADRRHNQSAELEASVAEGEGTPPTTEAYFSLRHCDSASLSSFSLDTPSLPRKLHAQDDTDSLVSTGTLVPEAIYLPPAGHRLVTHGDWDALNSQVSELRGEVSRLQAEKEELERELDTQTNHTHKQVSMLQCQVHTSEALLQDLQKSFSQSQNAVQSRLAELSFSQRKVCNELSRLKGEEVDDEGPESSSSFPATLQGAHCEERLRIEIVNLREQLDTRTEENVQFSSLKTETERIQAQKDQLQAELLACCTELEALRVALSHVQSTNQTLSSDKAALHQKCLELRSQVISLRSQVDTSQTVQRDFVQLSQSLQVKLEVIRQAESLEQVREILEEGVSEASASPADAS; the protein is encoded by the exons ATGAGCTCCAAGACTGAAGacacag TGGCGAGCCTGCAGGCCCAGCTAGCCGAGTGCCGAGCTCAGGCCGAACACTGGCAGGGCGTGGCGACGATCTGTGAGCTGAGCAAACAGGAGGAACTGACAGAGCTGCAAAAACAATGTGATCAAGAGATCCAGTCCCTGCAGGAGGCTCTCAGAG AGACAGCAGCGCAGTATGAGGCCAGGATATCTGTTCTTCAGTCTCAGCCTGTGGAGTGGAGAAGAGCCAGTGGACACAACATG ATCAGTGGAAGGAAAGGCAGGATGGATGCAGAAGTCGCCAGCAGCGAACCCCCAACACCGATGACCAACAGCCTGACCGAGGCCGAAGCCACGGGGTCAGCGGACAGGAGGCACAACCAATCAGCAGAGCTCGAGGCGTCGGTGGCGGAGGGAGAAGGGACGCCGCCTACAACAGAAGCGTATTTTTCACTACGGCACTGCGACTCGGCCTCGTTGTCCTCCTTCTCCTTAGACACGCCCTCTCTACCCAGAAAACTCCACGCTCAGGATGACACCGACTCTCTGGTGTCCACAGGAACTTTAGTGCCTGAAGCCATCTACCTGCCACCGGCCGGACACCGGCTGGTCACGCACGGCGACTGGGATGCACTCAATTCTCAG GTGTCAGAGCTGCGAGGGGAGGTGAGTCGGCTGCAGGCTGAGAAGGAGGAGCTGGAGAGAGAACTGGACACACAGACCAACCACACGCACAAACAG gtatcAATGCTCCAGTGTCAGGTCCACACTTCAGAGGCCCTCCTGCAGGATTTGCAGAAATCTTTTAGCCAATCACAGAATGCTGTCCAGAGTCGGCTG GCAGAGTTATCCTTTTCCCAGAGGAAGGTGTGCAATGAGCTGTCCAGACTGAAAGGAGAGGAGGTTGATGATGAGGGACCAGAGTCCAGCTCTTCATTTCCAGCAACACTGCAG GGGGCACACTGTGAGGAGCGTCTTCGCATTGAGATTGTCAACCTGAGGGAGCAGCTGGACACCCGGACGGAGGAGAACG TGCAGTTCTCCAGTCTGAAGACCGAGACGGAGAGGATCCAGGCTCAGAAGGACCAGTTGCAGGCTGAACTGCTGGCCTGTTGCACCGAACTGGAAGCCCTGCGGGTGGCACTGTCTCATGTGCAGAGCACCAACCAGACCCTCAGTAGTGATAAA GCGGCCCTGCATCAAAAGTGTCTGGAGCTGCGTAGCCAAGTCATCAGTCTGCGCTCCCAGGTCGACACCAGCCAGACTGTCCAGAGAGACTTTGTCCAGCTCTCCCAGTCGCTGCAG GTGAAGCTGGAGGTAATACGGCAGGCTGAGAGTCTTGAACAGGTCAGGGAAATCCTGGAGGAGGGAGTCAGCGAAGCTAGTGCCTCGCCTGCAGACGCCTCGTGA
- the rabep2 gene encoding rab GTPase-binding effector protein 2 isoform X1, whose protein sequence is MSSKTEDTVASLQAQLAECRAQAEHWQGVATICELSKQEELTELQKQCDQEIQSLQEALRETAAQYEARISVLQSQPVEWRRASGHNMISGRKGRMDAEVASSEPPTPMTNSLTEAEATGSADRRHNQSAELEASVAEGEGTPPTTEAYFSLRHCDSASLSSFSLDTPSLPRKLHAQDDTDSLVSTGTLVPEAIYLPPAGHRLVTHGDWDALNSQVSELRGEVSRLQAEKEELERELDTQTNHTHKQVSMLQCQVHTSEALLQDLQKSFSQSQNAVQSRLAELSFSQRKVCNELSRLKGEEVDDEGPESSSSFPATLQGAHCEERLRIEIVNLREQLDTRTEENEVLEVQFSSLKTETERIQAQKDQLQAELLACCTELEALRVALSHVQSTNQTLSSDKAALHQKCLELRSQVISLRSQVDTSQTVQRDFVQLSQSLQVKLEVIRQAESLEQVREILEEGVSEASASPADAS, encoded by the exons ATGAGCTCCAAGACTGAAGacacag TGGCGAGCCTGCAGGCCCAGCTAGCCGAGTGCCGAGCTCAGGCCGAACACTGGCAGGGCGTGGCGACGATCTGTGAGCTGAGCAAACAGGAGGAACTGACAGAGCTGCAAAAACAATGTGATCAAGAGATCCAGTCCCTGCAGGAGGCTCTCAGAG AGACAGCAGCGCAGTATGAGGCCAGGATATCTGTTCTTCAGTCTCAGCCTGTGGAGTGGAGAAGAGCCAGTGGACACAACATG ATCAGTGGAAGGAAAGGCAGGATGGATGCAGAAGTCGCCAGCAGCGAACCCCCAACACCGATGACCAACAGCCTGACCGAGGCCGAAGCCACGGGGTCAGCGGACAGGAGGCACAACCAATCAGCAGAGCTCGAGGCGTCGGTGGCGGAGGGAGAAGGGACGCCGCCTACAACAGAAGCGTATTTTTCACTACGGCACTGCGACTCGGCCTCGTTGTCCTCCTTCTCCTTAGACACGCCCTCTCTACCCAGAAAACTCCACGCTCAGGATGACACCGACTCTCTGGTGTCCACAGGAACTTTAGTGCCTGAAGCCATCTACCTGCCACCGGCCGGACACCGGCTGGTCACGCACGGCGACTGGGATGCACTCAATTCTCAG GTGTCAGAGCTGCGAGGGGAGGTGAGTCGGCTGCAGGCTGAGAAGGAGGAGCTGGAGAGAGAACTGGACACACAGACCAACCACACGCACAAACAG gtatcAATGCTCCAGTGTCAGGTCCACACTTCAGAGGCCCTCCTGCAGGATTTGCAGAAATCTTTTAGCCAATCACAGAATGCTGTCCAGAGTCGGCTG GCAGAGTTATCCTTTTCCCAGAGGAAGGTGTGCAATGAGCTGTCCAGACTGAAAGGAGAGGAGGTTGATGATGAGGGACCAGAGTCCAGCTCTTCATTTCCAGCAACACTGCAG GGGGCACACTGTGAGGAGCGTCTTCGCATTGAGATTGTCAACCTGAGGGAGCAGCTGGACACCCGGACGGAGGAGAACG AGGTTTTAGAAG TGCAGTTCTCCAGTCTGAAGACCGAGACGGAGAGGATCCAGGCTCAGAAGGACCAGTTGCAGGCTGAACTGCTGGCCTGTTGCACCGAACTGGAAGCCCTGCGGGTGGCACTGTCTCATGTGCAGAGCACCAACCAGACCCTCAGTAGTGATAAA GCGGCCCTGCATCAAAAGTGTCTGGAGCTGCGTAGCCAAGTCATCAGTCTGCGCTCCCAGGTCGACACCAGCCAGACTGTCCAGAGAGACTTTGTCCAGCTCTCCCAGTCGCTGCAG GTGAAGCTGGAGGTAATACGGCAGGCTGAGAGTCTTGAACAGGTCAGGGAAATCCTGGAGGAGGGAGTCAGCGAAGCTAGTGCCTCGCCTGCAGACGCCTCGTGA